In Mycobacterium sp. JS623, one genomic interval encodes:
- a CDS encoding FAD-binding protein produces MTIWDKSVDLLIAGTGGGGMVAALAALDSGIEPLVIEKQTLIGGATGMSGGMVWLPNNPLMQADGVPDSHEDGLAYFDDVVGDIGEASSVARREAFLTAGSEMINFLVDKGVRFVRCPGYSDYYPNHKGGNAAGRSIEGIPYDAAALGGWSDKLQRMDKNWNRGFVVKTSELVVVQYFNRSPRAFALALRVFLRTQAARLARRDMLTNGASVIGQMLNVLIGLAGGEPPIWTGTAMDDLIVEDGRVAGARVTRDGTSLNIEARKGVLLAAGGFSRNPEMRRRYSGDQPNDAKWSLANPGDTGEVLETAMRLGAKTDLLDEAWWLPSVFVADPRARVVGSGRQRPGAIYVGGTGKRFCNESNSYVEVGKAMYANKAVPCWQVFDEGYLRRYVSGANPFAKRGLPEEVIETGAILRGNTVADLARQMDVPAEALEQTVRRFNEFAGKGQDPDFGRGQSAYNICLGDPGHKPNAALGPIDRAPFYATRVFPADVGTCGGVITNEHAQVLNENDDVIDGLYATGNITATVMGRTYLGAGGSIANTMVFGYVAARHAAGS; encoded by the coding sequence ATGACGATCTGGGACAAGTCCGTTGACCTCCTCATCGCGGGAACCGGCGGCGGCGGAATGGTCGCTGCGCTGGCGGCACTTGACTCAGGCATCGAGCCGCTGGTCATTGAGAAGCAGACCCTCATCGGCGGGGCGACCGGCATGTCAGGTGGCATGGTGTGGCTGCCGAACAACCCGCTGATGCAGGCGGACGGTGTCCCCGATTCTCACGAGGACGGCTTGGCGTACTTCGACGACGTTGTCGGCGACATCGGGGAGGCGTCGTCGGTTGCGCGCCGCGAGGCATTCCTCACCGCAGGCAGCGAGATGATCAATTTCCTCGTCGATAAGGGTGTTCGCTTCGTCCGATGCCCCGGGTACAGCGACTATTACCCGAATCACAAGGGCGGCAACGCGGCTGGACGGTCCATCGAGGGCATTCCCTACGATGCGGCTGCATTAGGGGGCTGGAGCGACAAGCTCCAACGGATGGACAAGAACTGGAACCGCGGATTCGTGGTGAAGACCAGCGAGCTGGTGGTGGTGCAGTACTTCAATCGCTCGCCGCGAGCGTTCGCCTTGGCCCTGAGGGTGTTTCTGCGTACCCAAGCCGCTCGGCTCGCGCGTCGCGACATGCTCACCAACGGGGCCTCGGTCATCGGACAGATGCTCAATGTGCTGATCGGCCTCGCCGGTGGCGAGCCGCCGATCTGGACGGGCACCGCGATGGATGATCTCATCGTCGAGGACGGTCGTGTCGCCGGTGCCCGAGTCACCCGAGACGGCACCTCGCTGAATATCGAAGCGCGCAAAGGGGTTCTGCTCGCAGCGGGAGGATTCAGCCGCAACCCCGAAATGCGCCGTCGGTACAGCGGCGACCAGCCCAACGATGCGAAGTGGTCACTCGCGAACCCGGGCGACACCGGCGAAGTGCTGGAGACCGCGATGCGGCTCGGCGCGAAGACCGATCTGTTGGATGAAGCCTGGTGGCTCCCATCGGTTTTCGTCGCAGACCCGCGGGCCCGTGTAGTCGGGTCTGGCCGGCAGCGGCCAGGAGCGATCTATGTCGGCGGGACCGGCAAGCGGTTCTGCAACGAGTCGAACTCGTATGTCGAGGTTGGCAAGGCGATGTACGCAAACAAGGCGGTGCCGTGCTGGCAGGTCTTCGACGAGGGATATCTCCGCCGATACGTTTCAGGCGCAAACCCGTTCGCCAAGCGGGGTCTGCCCGAAGAGGTGATCGAGACGGGCGCCATCCTGCGCGGCAATACCGTCGCCGACCTGGCACGCCAGATGGATGTCCCCGCAGAGGCATTGGAGCAGACGGTCCGCCGATTCAACGAGTTCGCCGGCAAGGGGCAAGATCCCGACTTCGGACGCGGTCAGTCGGCATACAACATCTGCCTCGGCGATCCGGGACACAAACCCAATGCCGCCCTTGGGCCGATCGATCGTGCGCCGTTCTATGCGACGCGGGTGTTCCCGGCCGACGTCGGCACGTGCGGGGGAGTGATCACCAACGAGCACGCGCAGGTGCTCAACGAGAACGACGACGTGATCGACGGTCTCTACGCGACGGGCAACATCACGGCCACCGTGATGGGTCGCACCTACCTCGGCGCGGGTGGCAGCATCGCCAACACGATGGTCTTCGGCTATGTCGCCGCCCGTCACGCGGCCGGTTCCTAG
- a CDS encoding enoyl-CoA hydratase-related protein: protein MTERERQDTPERRELESVIYEREPPIARIILNRADKANTKDAQLVQEVDACLHEADRDRDIKVVILKANGKGFCGGHVARWGPDENPYPDFGDSFEDLYKGTADLFLWPTLYLWEFPKITISAIHGYCMGGGIYLGLLTDFSVASDDAYFQMPLAQSLGEPGGHTMIEPWLMMNWHRTMDWLLLAPTLSAQEALEWGLLNKVVPREDLEDAVEEMARKIGQIPLTTLMAVKNNVKRAWELMGMRVHLQVSHILTNMVGAASDVQERRRQLIESGLKPRDFVEGEQT, encoded by the coding sequence ATGACGGAGCGTGAGCGACAAGACACACCAGAGCGGCGGGAACTCGAATCGGTCATCTATGAGCGGGAGCCGCCGATAGCGCGGATCATCCTCAACCGGGCCGACAAGGCCAACACGAAGGACGCGCAACTGGTCCAAGAGGTCGACGCCTGCCTGCATGAGGCCGACCGCGACAGGGACATCAAGGTGGTCATCCTCAAGGCCAATGGAAAAGGCTTCTGCGGCGGGCACGTAGCGCGCTGGGGTCCCGACGAGAACCCGTATCCGGACTTCGGCGACAGCTTTGAGGATCTGTACAAGGGCACCGCCGACCTTTTTCTATGGCCGACGTTGTATCTGTGGGAGTTCCCGAAGATCACGATCTCGGCGATCCACGGATATTGCATGGGCGGCGGCATCTACCTTGGCCTGCTGACGGATTTCAGCGTTGCATCTGACGACGCGTACTTCCAGATGCCGCTGGCCCAGAGCCTCGGTGAACCCGGTGGGCACACGATGATCGAGCCGTGGCTGATGATGAACTGGCATCGCACCATGGACTGGTTACTGTTGGCGCCAACACTTTCCGCGCAGGAGGCACTCGAGTGGGGGCTGCTCAACAAAGTCGTGCCGCGCGAGGACCTCGAGGACGCCGTCGAGGAGATGGCCCGCAAGATCGGGCAGATCCCCTTGACCACGCTGATGGCCGTGAAGAACAACGTGAAGCGGGCGTGGGAGCTGATGGGTATGCGCGTACATCTTCAGGTCAGCCACATCCTGACCAACATGGTCGGCGCGGCGTCCGATGTGCAGGAGCGGCGCCGACAGCTCATCGAGTCCGGTTTGAAGCCAAGGGATTTCGTTGAGGGCGAGCAGACGTAA
- a CDS encoding CaiB/BaiF CoA transferase family protein produces MTGVLSGVRVVELASWTYVPSAGAALADWGADVIKVEDVKGGDPGRALVIGGFTRQNARADVDFILEIGNRGKRSIGIDIKTDTGREYLGRLLATADVFLTNWLPGALERARLTVEDLRSFNPNLIIARGTGTGVRGPDANKGGFDAATYLSRGGVSYTMTPFGTETPAVQGPGFGDLQGGITLAGGVCAALFHRERTGEPSVVDSSLLAQAMWSIAPSISVADLFGIDGIPGAPPGLAINPLVNRYKTKDNRWLQLVFLQPDRYWAGFCERIGLPELATDERFVPSSNLIANASEACALVGAAIASQDLEHWRKALADEPGVWAPLATPKETLNDPQVAPNGLTIPNVDDKGVEYQIVAAPVQFNETPPGPARAPEHGQHTEEILLELDLDWDDISAAKDSGAIL; encoded by the coding sequence ATGACCGGAGTCCTGAGCGGGGTGCGCGTCGTCGAATTGGCGTCGTGGACGTATGTGCCGTCTGCCGGTGCGGCGCTTGCGGATTGGGGTGCGGACGTCATCAAGGTCGAGGACGTCAAGGGTGGTGACCCCGGCCGGGCCTTGGTGATCGGTGGCTTCACCCGCCAGAACGCGCGCGCCGACGTCGACTTCATCCTCGAAATCGGTAACCGCGGTAAGCGCAGCATCGGCATCGACATCAAAACCGATACCGGTCGCGAATACCTCGGTCGCCTGCTGGCCACCGCCGACGTGTTCCTGACCAACTGGCTGCCAGGCGCGCTGGAACGAGCCCGGCTCACTGTTGAGGACCTGCGCTCGTTCAACCCGAACCTCATCATCGCCCGCGGCACCGGCACGGGCGTGCGGGGGCCGGATGCGAACAAGGGCGGATTCGACGCCGCCACATACCTTTCCCGCGGCGGCGTGTCGTACACCATGACGCCATTCGGCACCGAGACCCCAGCCGTGCAGGGCCCTGGGTTCGGCGACCTTCAGGGCGGGATCACACTGGCCGGCGGGGTCTGCGCCGCACTGTTTCACCGGGAACGTACCGGCGAGCCCTCCGTCGTCGATTCGTCGCTGCTGGCCCAGGCGATGTGGTCAATTGCGCCGTCGATCTCGGTGGCCGACCTCTTCGGCATCGACGGTATCCCAGGCGCACCACCCGGGTTGGCGATCAACCCACTGGTCAATCGCTACAAGACCAAGGACAACAGGTGGCTTCAGTTGGTGTTTCTGCAACCCGACCGGTATTGGGCGGGGTTCTGCGAGCGGATCGGCCTGCCGGAGCTTGCCACCGACGAACGTTTCGTACCGTCGAGCAACCTGATCGCCAACGCCTCCGAGGCGTGCGCGCTTGTCGGCGCGGCGATCGCGAGTCAGGACCTCGAGCACTGGCGCAAGGCACTCGCCGACGAACCCGGGGTGTGGGCGCCGCTCGCGACGCCGAAGGAGACGTTGAATGATCCTCAGGTCGCACCAAACGGACTGACCATCCCGAACGTCGACGACAAGGGTGTCGAATACCAGATCGTCGCCGCTCCAGTGCAATTCAATGAAACTCCCCCGGGACCCGCACGCGCACCCGAACATGGACAGCACACCGAGGAGATCCTGTTGGAGCTCGACCTCGACTGGGACGACATCTCCGCGGCCAAGGACAGCGGCGCGATTCTCTAG
- a CDS encoding acyl-CoA dehydrogenase family protein — MNLELTDEQLALRDTVRRFLAEKASLSTHVRAMLDSDQGITGEVWRGLADLGAIGVLVPQEFGGAGMTMVEAGVVAEELGAALHSGPWLSTAVAATRALTRMVDPAVAGPLLTRIADGTSIATFGPLDGARAVIERGLVCGWVDPLPDAIAADVALVLVDDGGRTALFAVDANQDGICAAKRLHVDPTRKLFNATFDAVPGERLALVSREDIEATVDDVLIAYAADALGAATAVMTMAVEYAKVRRQFDQPIGSFQAVQHMCVDMYETVELARSGVIHGLWAADAAQPGERHLAAVRAKAFAGQLASVADTAIQIFGGIGYTWEHDAHLYLKRLLGWSIFLGRSDKYLQEVGRALR; from the coding sequence TTGAACCTCGAACTCACCGACGAACAGCTGGCCCTGCGTGACACAGTGCGCCGATTTCTTGCTGAAAAGGCAAGCCTGTCAACCCATGTGCGCGCGATGCTCGATAGCGACCAGGGCATCACCGGCGAGGTGTGGCGGGGTTTGGCCGACCTCGGCGCCATCGGTGTGCTGGTGCCGCAGGAGTTCGGCGGTGCGGGCATGACGATGGTCGAAGCCGGCGTCGTCGCCGAGGAACTCGGCGCCGCGTTGCATTCCGGGCCGTGGCTGTCGACTGCGGTCGCCGCGACGCGCGCACTGACGCGCATGGTTGACCCAGCAGTCGCCGGACCGCTGCTGACCCGCATCGCTGACGGCACCAGCATCGCCACGTTCGGTCCGCTGGACGGCGCACGAGCGGTAATCGAAAGAGGGCTTGTCTGCGGCTGGGTCGACCCGTTACCGGATGCGATAGCTGCAGACGTGGCACTGGTGCTGGTCGACGACGGCGGCCGGACAGCACTTTTCGCGGTCGACGCGAATCAAGACGGTATATGTGCGGCGAAGCGGCTCCACGTCGATCCGACGCGCAAGTTGTTCAATGCCACGTTCGACGCCGTGCCGGGCGAGCGCCTGGCCTTGGTCAGTCGAGAGGACATCGAAGCGACCGTCGACGATGTGCTGATCGCGTACGCCGCCGACGCACTAGGGGCGGCGACCGCGGTGATGACCATGGCCGTCGAATACGCCAAGGTTCGACGGCAGTTCGACCAGCCGATTGGAAGCTTTCAGGCGGTCCAGCACATGTGTGTCGACATGTACGAGACCGTCGAACTCGCGCGCAGCGGCGTGATACACGGACTGTGGGCGGCGGATGCAGCGCAGCCAGGCGAGCGCCATCTGGCCGCGGTGCGCGCCAAGGCATTCGCAGGGCAACTGGCGAGCGTCGCCGACACCGCGATCCAGATCTTCGGTGGCATCGGCTACACCTGGGAACACGACGCTCACCTGTATCTCAAGCGCTTGCTCGGCTGGAGCATATTCCTGGGCCGCTCGGATAAGTATCTGCAAGAAGTGGGGAGAGCATTGCGATGA
- a CDS encoding acyl-CoA dehydrogenase family protein yields the protein MDFSYPPEVEQFRKELRAWLAANLTEEVVAAGRRRGRDPETFETLRAWDATLADAGWGAVSWPQEYGGRGAGVLEQLAYAEETIHARAPVPLNVIGLNNIAPAIMQYGTDAQKRDLLPRMVRADDIWCQGMSEPEAGSDLASLRTRAVRDGDDYVVNGQKIWTSLGHRADWCQLYVRTDPDAPKHKGISCLIVDMTLPGIEVRPLVTINGASDFAEIFFTDVRVPADALLGPLNAGWQVATTTLSHERAGAARLYAQLEMQLRDLVADLTDNDLIEDAVTLQRVGEVAVRIKYLEVLCLRSISATLHGGDALGSASLAKSVWAEIGQELAALAFDALGPLDGSRRWTEYRLTSRSLTIAGGTTQINKSVTATRVLGLPRR from the coding sequence GTGGACTTCTCGTACCCGCCGGAGGTCGAACAGTTCCGCAAGGAGCTGCGCGCATGGTTGGCCGCGAACCTGACCGAAGAAGTGGTGGCCGCCGGTCGTAGGCGTGGGCGTGACCCGGAAACCTTCGAAACCTTGCGCGCGTGGGATGCCACGTTGGCCGACGCGGGCTGGGGCGCGGTGTCGTGGCCGCAGGAGTACGGCGGCCGCGGAGCGGGCGTGCTCGAGCAACTCGCCTACGCCGAGGAAACCATTCACGCGCGAGCTCCGGTGCCGCTCAATGTGATCGGGTTGAATAACATCGCGCCGGCGATCATGCAGTACGGCACCGATGCGCAGAAGCGCGACCTGCTCCCCCGGATGGTGCGCGCTGACGACATCTGGTGTCAGGGCATGTCCGAGCCGGAAGCGGGATCCGACCTCGCGTCGCTGCGCACCCGCGCGGTGCGCGATGGCGACGACTATGTGGTCAACGGCCAGAAGATCTGGACGTCGCTGGGGCACCGCGCCGACTGGTGTCAGCTGTATGTGCGCACCGATCCCGATGCGCCCAAGCACAAGGGCATCTCGTGTCTGATTGTCGACATGACTTTGCCCGGCATCGAGGTGCGGCCGCTGGTCACCATCAACGGCGCAAGCGACTTCGCGGAGATCTTCTTCACCGACGTCCGGGTGCCTGCCGACGCGTTGCTCGGCCCGCTCAACGCGGGTTGGCAGGTCGCCACCACCACGCTCAGCCATGAGCGCGCCGGCGCCGCCCGGCTGTATGCCCAGCTGGAGATGCAGCTGCGCGACCTGGTGGCCGACCTCACCGACAACGACCTGATCGAGGATGCGGTGACCTTGCAGCGCGTCGGCGAGGTAGCGGTGCGGATCAAGTATCTCGAGGTGCTGTGTCTGCGGTCGATATCGGCGACGCTGCACGGCGGCGACGCGCTGGGGTCGGCCAGCCTGGCCAAAAGCGTGTGGGCCGAGATCGGCCAGGAGCTCGCGGCGTTGGCCTTCGACGCGCTCGGCCCGCTCGACGGTTCCCGGCGATGGACCGAGTATCGATTGACGTCGCGTTCATTGACCATCGCGGGCGGCACCACGCAGATCAACAAGAGCGTCACCGCAACACGAGTGTTAGGGCTGCCGCGGCGATGA
- a CDS encoding mycofactocin-coupled SDR family oxidoreductase yields the protein MGRVAGKVALISGAARGQGRSHARLLAAEGADIIAVDICEDIETNEYPLARPEDLDETARLVEKEGQRAHTEIADVRDRAALAAAIDRGVAEFGQLDIVVANAGICPMTAGLPPQAFVDAVDVDLLGVMNLIHASIKHLQAGASIIATGSVAAFMATAVNTAGMDGGPGGAGYAFAKQVVAHYVNDLARTLAPEQIRVNAIHPTNCNTDMLHSPPMYKAFRPDLQNPTREEAEVVFPMIQGFPIPYVEPEDISEAVLFLASDAARYVTGQQLRVDAGGFLKIKPWSGP from the coding sequence GTGGGCCGAGTAGCGGGGAAAGTAGCGCTGATCAGCGGAGCCGCTCGCGGCCAAGGCCGGTCGCATGCACGATTGCTCGCCGCTGAGGGCGCCGACATCATCGCGGTGGACATCTGCGAGGACATCGAGACCAACGAGTATCCGCTGGCGCGGCCGGAGGACCTCGACGAGACGGCCCGGTTGGTGGAGAAGGAAGGCCAGCGCGCCCACACCGAGATCGCCGACGTGCGCGACCGCGCGGCACTGGCGGCGGCGATCGACCGCGGCGTTGCCGAGTTCGGTCAGCTCGACATCGTGGTCGCCAATGCCGGCATCTGCCCGATGACCGCGGGCCTGCCGCCGCAGGCATTCGTCGACGCGGTCGACGTCGACCTGCTCGGCGTCATGAACCTCATCCACGCGAGCATCAAACACCTCCAGGCCGGTGCTTCGATCATCGCAACGGGCTCGGTGGCCGCCTTCATGGCGACCGCCGTCAACACCGCAGGGATGGACGGCGGACCTGGCGGCGCGGGTTACGCGTTCGCGAAACAGGTTGTCGCACATTATGTCAACGATCTAGCCCGGACATTGGCGCCCGAGCAGATCCGGGTGAACGCGATTCACCCCACCAACTGCAACACCGACATGCTGCACAGCCCGCCGATGTACAAGGCGTTCCGGCCGGATCTGCAGAACCCGACCCGCGAGGAAGCCGAAGTCGTCTTCCCGATGATCCAGGGCTTTCCGATTCCCTACGTCGAGCCCGAGGACATCAGCGAGGCCGTGCTGTTCCTGGCCAGCGACGCCGCCCGGTACGTCACCGGCCAACAGTTACGCGTCGATGCGGGCGGCTTCCTGAAGATCAAGCCGTGGTCGGGACCGTAG
- a CDS encoding thiamine pyrophosphate-dependent dehydrogenase E1 component subunit alpha, with translation MTYPADVQRRMYALMVLMKAADDRLSKGIGTGEFMCVYWPSRGQEAVAAAMGVSLREDDQLVTTYRGLHDLIGKGVPLEEIYGEMMGRTVGASRGKGGPMHIAKPEKGVMLSTGIVGAGPPVGVGLALAAKHKGLDRVTVVSFGDGATNTGSFHEAANMAALWDLPIVFVCQNNQYAEMTPTTETMKLDKVADRAAGYGMPGVRVDGNDPLAVAAALDEALGRARRGDGPTFLECVTFRFRGHYFGDRMPYIPKEQLHKAMAADPVPRFRRQLIDSGLCTDEELSRIDEGALTKVEMALKTVMDAPAPSVDELDRDVYARTP, from the coding sequence ATGACGTATCCGGCTGACGTCCAGCGGCGCATGTACGCGTTGATGGTGTTGATGAAGGCCGCCGACGACCGGCTGTCCAAGGGCATCGGTACCGGTGAGTTCATGTGCGTGTACTGGCCGTCGCGTGGTCAGGAAGCGGTTGCCGCCGCGATGGGTGTCTCGCTGCGTGAAGACGACCAGCTGGTGACGACGTATCGCGGCCTGCATGACCTGATCGGCAAAGGCGTTCCGCTGGAAGAGATCTACGGCGAGATGATGGGCCGCACCGTCGGCGCGAGCCGCGGCAAGGGCGGCCCCATGCACATAGCGAAACCCGAAAAGGGTGTGATGCTCTCGACGGGAATCGTCGGGGCCGGACCGCCGGTGGGCGTCGGGCTTGCGCTGGCGGCCAAGCACAAGGGGCTCGACCGCGTCACGGTGGTCAGCTTCGGCGACGGCGCCACCAACACCGGTTCGTTCCACGAGGCGGCGAACATGGCGGCGCTCTGGGATCTGCCGATCGTCTTCGTGTGCCAGAACAACCAGTACGCCGAGATGACGCCGACCACCGAGACGATGAAACTCGACAAGGTCGCGGACCGGGCGGCCGGTTACGGCATGCCGGGGGTCCGCGTCGACGGCAACGATCCGCTGGCCGTCGCGGCGGCGCTCGACGAGGCGCTTGGCCGGGCCCGCCGCGGTGACGGCCCCACCTTCCTCGAATGCGTGACGTTCCGCTTCCGCGGCCACTACTTCGGCGACCGGATGCCCTACATCCCGAAGGAGCAGCTCCATAAGGCGATGGCCGCGGACCCGGTGCCGAGATTCCGCAGGCAGCTGATCGATAGCGGCCTCTGCACCGACGAGGAGCTGAGCCGGATCGATGAGGGCGCGCTCACCAAGGTCGAAATGGCGCTGAAGACGGTGATGGACGCTCCGGCGCCATCAGTCGACGAACTCGATCGTGACGTCTACGCAAGGACTCCGTAG
- a CDS encoding alpha-ketoacid dehydrogenase subunit beta, translated as MDEKEMTMREALNLALDQALAADERVFLLGEDIADPGASGPTAGLSTKYGHERVLDTPISEAAILGAAVGAAIDGLLPVAEIMIMDFIGIAADQLINNAAKLRFMTAGRTTAPLTVRTQVYGGLATGATHSQTLEAWFMHIPGMKVIVPSTPRDGKGLLTSAIFDEDPCLFVETIRLQGQKGLVPTDPGFSIPLGRADVKRPGSDVTIISYGRGVLDSLKAAATLEQQGISAEVVDLRTLLPLDVETMVESVRRTRRAVVVHDAVQFAGPGAEIVATLQAECFGELVAPIERVGARFVPTPAAAALEAEVYPSPARVVAAVARTLQEARVRG; from the coding sequence ATGGATGAGAAAGAGATGACGATGCGCGAGGCGCTGAACCTCGCGCTCGACCAAGCGCTGGCGGCCGACGAGCGGGTGTTCCTGCTCGGCGAGGACATTGCCGACCCCGGTGCGTCCGGCCCGACCGCGGGCCTGTCGACGAAGTACGGCCACGAGCGCGTGTTGGACACTCCTATCTCGGAAGCGGCGATACTCGGTGCGGCGGTCGGCGCCGCGATTGACGGTCTGCTGCCCGTTGCCGAGATCATGATCATGGACTTCATCGGCATCGCTGCCGATCAGTTGATCAACAACGCCGCCAAGCTGCGGTTCATGACCGCGGGCCGGACGACGGCACCGCTGACGGTTCGTACCCAGGTGTACGGCGGCCTCGCCACCGGCGCGACGCACTCGCAGACGCTCGAGGCCTGGTTCATGCACATTCCGGGGATGAAGGTGATCGTGCCGTCGACCCCGCGAGACGGTAAAGGACTGCTGACGTCGGCCATCTTCGACGAGGATCCCTGCCTGTTCGTCGAGACCATCCGTCTGCAGGGCCAAAAGGGCCTGGTACCAACCGATCCCGGGTTTTCGATTCCGCTCGGACGGGCCGACGTGAAGCGACCGGGGTCTGACGTCACGATCATCAGCTACGGGCGAGGCGTCCTTGACTCGCTGAAGGCCGCCGCGACGTTGGAGCAGCAGGGGATCAGCGCAGAGGTCGTTGACCTGCGCACGCTGTTACCGCTCGACGTCGAGACCATGGTCGAGTCGGTGCGCCGCACCCGACGGGCGGTCGTCGTGCATGACGCCGTCCAATTTGCGGGCCCAGGCGCCGAAATTGTGGCGACGCTACAGGCCGAGTGCTTCGGCGAACTCGTCGCGCCCATCGAGAGAGTCGGAGCGCGGTTCGTCCCGACGCCCGCGGCCGCCGCGCTCGAAGCCGAGGTATACCCGTCGCCCGCCCGCGTGGTCGCGGCCGTTGCGCGGACCCTCCAAGAAGCGAGAGTCCGTGGCTGA
- a CDS encoding biotin/lipoyl-containing protein, translating into MADFVIRIPRVSVAVSEAELIEFLVEDGQHVEEGAPIYVIATEKVEQEIEAGASGTVRWTGEVGTMYDIGVEIGVIKS; encoded by the coding sequence GTGGCTGACTTCGTCATTCGCATTCCGCGCGTCTCGGTCGCCGTCTCTGAAGCGGAGCTCATCGAGTTCCTTGTGGAGGACGGCCAGCACGTTGAGGAAGGCGCACCGATCTATGTGATTGCAACGGAGAAGGTGGAACAGGAGATTGAGGCCGGTGCATCGGGCACCGTCCGATGGACCGGCGAGGTCGGCACCATGTACGACATCGGCGTCGAGATCGGCGTCATCAAGTCATAG
- a CDS encoding enoyl-CoA hydratase/isomerase family protein: MDLNETRERIIFEKNGPIAKITLNWPEKANAQDQKQVEEIDDALRDADRDYDIKVLVLKANGPGFCSGHAIGNNAVDYPEFVEGFKATGMPWKPQTDLFVKPILNLWEFSKPTISQVHGYCVGGGTHYGLTTDIVIASEDAYFSYPPLQGFGMPSGECSIEPWVFMNWRRASYYLYTAETVDAKKALEYGLINEVVKREDLDARVEAIARHIAQAPLTTLLATKANIKRAWEMMGMRVHWQSSNDLVALASVSRDVQELIQRVFADKILPSEMAKRQAAASTDGKAT; the protein is encoded by the coding sequence ATGGATCTCAACGAGACCCGCGAACGGATCATCTTCGAAAAGAACGGTCCGATCGCGAAGATCACGCTGAACTGGCCGGAGAAGGCGAACGCGCAGGATCAAAAACAGGTCGAGGAGATCGACGACGCACTGCGGGATGCCGACCGCGACTACGACATCAAGGTTCTGGTTCTCAAGGCCAACGGGCCGGGGTTCTGCTCGGGGCACGCCATCGGCAACAACGCGGTCGACTATCCAGAGTTCGTCGAAGGCTTCAAAGCCACTGGCATGCCGTGGAAGCCGCAGACCGACCTGTTCGTCAAACCGATCCTCAACTTGTGGGAGTTCTCCAAACCGACCATCTCCCAGGTTCATGGTTACTGCGTCGGCGGCGGCACTCATTACGGCCTCACTACCGACATCGTCATCGCCTCTGAGGACGCGTACTTCTCGTATCCGCCTCTGCAGGGCTTCGGCATGCCATCGGGTGAATGCTCGATTGAGCCGTGGGTGTTCATGAACTGGCGGCGCGCATCCTATTACCTCTATACCGCCGAAACCGTCGACGCGAAAAAGGCACTCGAGTACGGCCTCATCAACGAGGTGGTCAAGCGTGAAGATCTGGACGCTCGGGTGGAGGCGATCGCCCGCCACATCGCGCAGGCGCCGCTGACCACGCTGCTGGCCACCAAGGCAAACATCAAGCGGGCGTGGGAGATGATGGGCATGCGCGTGCACTGGCAGAGTTCCAACGACCTCGTTGCGCTCGCGTCGGTCAGCAGGGACGTCCAGGAGTTGATCCAGCGGGTGTTCGCCGACAAGATTCTGCCGTCGGAGATGGCGAAGCGTCAGGCGGCGGCATCCACCGACGGCAAGGCAACCTAG